A genomic window from Colletotrichum destructivum chromosome 7, complete sequence includes:
- a CDS encoding Putative major facilitator, sugar transporter, major facilitator superfamily, with protein sequence MAEKTQSRSVDHAEYGTYRPDIPLIEAAAAMSEEENKLPRKELFKRYWPAATYSMLLSLALVMEGMDVGLINNFFAQPSYRRKFGTEVSPGVYRVSASWQAAIGNGNNLGSIIGLLLNGWLQSRFGSRKVYMGAMAAMGATIFTLFFAVNVQMLFAANILCGIPWGIFQTLTTAYAAEICPAAMRGYLTAWVSMCWGAGSFLATVILRASLSLKGDLGWKIPYAMQWVWIVPLFIVGFVAPESPWYLVRLGRIDDAEKSLRRLARKNHYTDQSMAETLALMKHTNEMEKIEAAGATYKDCFHGTNLRRTGIVCMAWIIQILNGQSICSYAAIFLQTAGMSVDQSFNFNMGIQSVNIFSTAIAIVLMGTIGRRIFFFFGSSFIGFLMLIIGILGSVPAAKSSVALGVGVIMILTNMTFKVSLGPTTYTIVGETSSSRVRAQTIVLGRAVYVVGQIVIQQLNPRMLNEASAGGWGWGAKSGFLYFGLCCVWAVWIFFCLPETKNRTFAELDYLFQKRVPARQFSTHPVDLFELTGGEGTKKLDDEHLEKNVSEIREERHA encoded by the exons ATGGCCGAAAAGACGCAAAGCAGGTCCGTCGACCATGCCGAATATGGGACCTACAGACCCGACATCCCcctcatcgaggccgccgcggccatgagcgaggaggagaacaAGCTTCCTCGCAAAGAACTCTTTAAGCGCTACTGGCCGGCTGCCACATACAGCATGCTCCTCAGTCTGGCTCTCGTCATGGAGGGCATGGATGTTGGCCTCATCAACAACTTCTTCGCTCAACCTTCCTACCGAAGGAAGTTTGGTACGGAAGTCTCCCCAGGCGTATACCGCGTCTCGGCATCGTGGcaggccgccatcggcaacggcaacaacTTGGGCAGCATCATCGGTCTCTTGCTCAACGGATGGCTACAGTCCCGTTTTGGCTCTCGCAAGGTGTATATGGGagccatggccgccatggGCGCCACAATTTTCACACTGttcttcgccgtcaacgtcCAGATGCTTTTTGCTGCCAACATCCTGTGTGGTATCCCCTGGGGTATCTTCCAGACCCTCACCACCGcctacgccgccgagatTTGCCCCGCTGCCATGCGTGGATACCTCACCGCCTGGGTATCTATGTGCTGGGGTGCCGGCTCATTCCTGGCCACTGTCATTCTTCGTGCCTCCCTTAGCCTTAAGGGTGACCTCGGCTGGAAGATCCCATACGCAATGCAGTGGGTTTGGATCGTTCCCCTGTTCATCGTTGGCTTTGTTGCCCCCGAGAGCCCTTGGTACCTCGTCCGCTTGGGTCGCattgacgatgccgagaagTCTCTCCGCCGCCTGGCGCGCAAGAACCACTACACCGACCAGTCCATGGCCGAGACTTTGGCTTTGATGAAGCACACCAACGAAATGGAGAAGATTGAGGCTGCGGGCGCTACATACAAGGATTGTTTCCACGGAACCAACCTGCGCCGAACCGGTATCGTCTGCATGGCCTGGATCATTCAGATTCTCAACGGTCAATCTATCTGCTCTTACGCTGCCATCTTTCTTCAAACAGCCGGCATGAGTGTTGACCAGTCCTTCAACTTCAACATGGGCATCCAATCCGTCAACATCTTCAGCACGGCGATCGCCATTGTCTTGATGGGAACCATCGGACGCCGcatcttctttttcttcggATCTTCCTTCATCGGATTTCTCATGTTAATCATCGGTATTCTTGGGTCGGTACCCGCTGCGAAAAGCAGCGTCGCCCTCGGTGTAGGCGTCATCATGATCCTCACCAACATGACCTTCAAGGTGTCGCTGGGTCCGACGACCTACACTATTGTGGGAGAGACTTCTTCCAGTCGTGTCCGTGCTCAGACCATCGTCCTCGGTCGTGCCGTCTACGTCGTGGGTCAGATCGTCATCCAGCAGCTCAACCCGCGCATGCTGAACGAAGCGTCCGCTGGaggctggggctggggcgCCAAGTCTGGTTTCTTGTACTTCGGACTGTGCTGTGTCTGGGCCGTCTGGATCTTCTTCTGCCtgcccgagaccaagaaccGCACCTTTGCTGAGCTGGACTACTTGTTCCAGAAGAGGGTTCCTGCCCGTCAGTTCAGCACTCACCCCGTTGACC TTTTCGAACTCACCGGAGGCGAAGGCACCAAGAAGCTTGACGACGAGCACCTGGAGAAGAATGTCAGCGAGATCCGAGAGGAAAGGCACGCTTGA
- a CDS encoding Putative major facilitator superfamily, MFS transporter superfamily, producing MATANKISDPTDADASGEKASWPQNSDSSSARIETVEDASHVYRASVDKATERAVLRKLDYRIVPMVMWVYLMNMMDRVNIGNARLFGLEDDLNLGEGQFQLAVSVLFVTYCLFEAPSNMIIKRLQPARYLAGLTIAWGFVATFSAFVNNFASLVACRLLLGLFEAGFFPGVVLYLSMFYSRRSLALRIAYFYGTAAASGVAGGLVAYGISFMDGDHGWRAWRWIILINGLPTIVTGIVIPFVLPNSPETAKFLTDEDKVNLVRIHESEVGSARNLREMEWSDVKDGLKDWTTWAYCFALFPMLTMLYSFVVFLPTIIHGLGTWTATEVQAMTVPVYAVGAIVYITCARLSDLTQRRGYFIMGSIVSSMAGYGMLIAEKGSAVSYAGTFFVSIGIFVSAGISFAWVPTNNPRYGKRAISTGLHLTIGNSSGVASPFLFQGSFVPGYAASIGMLGFSLCLNVLLHLHFKRQNRLRNEGKFDYLLEGKTEEEIEAMGEKSPRFRFAT from the exons ATGGCGACCGCTAACAAGATTTCCGACCCCACCGATGCGGACGCGTCGGGAGAAAAGGCCTCTTGGCCTCAGAATTCCGATTCGTCTTCTGCCAGGATCGAAACAGTGGAAGATGCATCCCATGTATACCGCGCATCCGTCGACAAAGCAACCGAGCGGGCCGTCTTGAGAAAGTTAGACTACCGCATAGTACCCATGGTGATGTGGGTTTATCTCATGAACATGATGGATCGAG TGAACATAGGGAACGCTCGGCTTTTTGGCCTGGAAGACGACTTGAATTTGGGTGAGGGCCAGTTTCAGCTGGCAGTGTCCGTTCTGTTCGTCACTTACTGC CTGTTCGAGGCCCCATCCAACATGATTATCAAACGACTCCAGCCTGCCCGCTATCTCGCCGGCCTTACCATCGCCTGGGGGTTTGTCGCGACGTTCAGCGCGTTTGTGAACAACTTTGCGTCCCTCGTCGCTTGCCGTCTTTTGCTTGGGCTCTTCGAAGCTGGTTTCTTTCCCGGCGTTGTTCTCTACCTATCCATGTTCTACAGTCGCCGCAGCCTGGCCTTGCGTATCGCCTATTTCTACGGGACagctgctgcttctggcGTTGCTGGTGGCCTTGTAGCGTATGGCATCAGCTTCATGGACGGAGACCATGGATGGCGCGCCTGGAGGTGGATCATTCTTATCAACGGGCTCCCGACCATTGTTACAGGCATCGTCATTCCATTTGTCTTACCCAACAGCCCGGAAACCGCCAAGTTCCTTACCGATGAGGACAAGGTCAATTTGGTCCGCATCCACGAATCCGAAGTCGGCAGTGCCAGAAATCTACGCGAGATGGAGTGGTCTGACGTCAAAGATGGTCTCAAGGACTGGACCACGTGGGCATATTGCTTCGCGCTGTTTCCGATGCTCACGATGCTCTACTCGTTTGTGGTGTTCCTCCCGACCATCATCCATGGCCTAGGAACATGGACTGCTACGGAGGTGCAGGCCATGACTGTCCCGGTCTACGCAGTTGGTGCCATCGTCTACATCACCTGCGCTCGTTTAAGCGACCTCACACAGCGTCGAGGATACTTTATCATGGGATCCATTGTGTCGTCTATGGCAGGATACGGCATGCTCATTGCAGAAAAGGGGTCAGCCGTTTCCTACGCTGGTACTTTCTTCGTGTCGATCGGCATATTTGTTTCGGCAGGCATCTCTTTTGCCTGGGTTCCGACCAACAACCCACGCTATGGTAAAAGGGCGATCTCTACAGGCTTACATCTGACAATCGGCAACTCCTCTGGGGTCgcttctccttttctctttcaGGGCTCCTTCGTTCCGGGATACGCTGCCAGCATAGGAATGCTAGGTTTCTCCCTCTGTCTGAACGTCTTACTCCACTTGCACTTCAAGAGGCAGAACAGACTTCGGAATGAAGGGAAGTTTGACTACCTGTTGGAAGGCAAAACAGAGGAGGAAATTGAGGCCATGGGAGAGAAAAGCCCCAGGTTTCGCTTTGCCACCTGA
- a CDS encoding Putative FAD dependent oxidoreductase, FAD/NAD(P)-binding domain superfamily, MTOX family has product MTEATVLIVGAGTFGTSTAYHLANTYKDPSRVTIIDRWAPSSPTKAAAAIDVNRIIYTDYASPLYCNLANEAIHPWFWSQDLGHFFHKTGIMVLDDQGNDFSERVRHTLQQRGSDYTKNVDVSHTAKQWEVLKGMKTDDVGNSYFNPEAGWADAALATANFMTVAEKKGVKRVVGEVEELLFDVQRQRLLGVRTSDGRRFTADQIVLAAGAWTSSMVAPIEDALRVQAQDRIERQIQAVGRLSVYYTLSAEATDRMCETNMPIIAYRQQAILTPPSLENRTLKINDISTEFVNMVTTKSGHQISVPSNRLQEDVPENLKRKTNNVLQLMIPWFSSEQTPERWRACWDTKTPTGDWLLCKHPHLQLENLFLTAGGNFNSYKSMPIVGKYVCNILKGKSNGAEKDTAWGWKSGETLRDGGRKQELGCRETYGVRPNFEASDSVKFSSRL; this is encoded by the exons ATGACCGAAGCTACCGTTCTCATTGTTGGTGCAGGGACTTTCGGCACTTCCACTGCCTATCATCTTGCAAATACATACAAAGACCCTAGTCGTGTCACAATTATCGACAGATGGGCCCCTTCATCTCCCACAAAAGCTGCAGCCGCCATAGATGTCAATCGCATCATATATACTGACTACGCCAGCCCATTGTACTGCAACCTCGCAAACGaggccatccatccatggTTCTGGAGCCAGGATCTCGGCCACTTCTTCCACAAGACCGGAATCATGGTTCTTGACGATCAAGGAAATGACTTTTCTGAACGTGTTCGACACACCCTTCAGCAGCGGGGGTCTGATTATACCAAGAATGTCGATGTCTCACATACTGCGAAGCAATGGGAGGTGCTCAAGGGGATGAAGACGGACGACGTAGGAAATTCGTACTTCAACCCAGAAGCTGGTTGGGCCGACGCTGCGCTGGCAACTGCCAACTTCATGACTGTCGCCGAAAAGAAAGGTGTCAAACGAGTGGTTGGCGAAGTTGAAGAGCTGTTGTTCGATGTCCAACGGCAAAGGCTGTTAGGTGTCCGTACCAGCGATGGTCGGAGATTTACAGCGGACCAGATCGTACTCGCAGCGGGGGCATGGACAAGCAGCATGGTTGCGCCAATCGAAGACGCGTTGCGGGTTCAAGCACAGGACCGCATCGAACGCCAGATACAGGCCGTAGGAAGGCTGTCAGTGTACTATACACTCTCAGCAGAAGCGACGGACCGTATGTGCGAGACGAATATGCCGATCATCGCATATCGACAGCAAGCCATCTTGACACCTCCGTCACTTGAAAATCGAACCCTGAAGATCAATGACATCAGCACGGAATTTGTTAACATGGTTACTACAAAATCTGGACACCAGATATCGGTTCCTTCAAACCGACTCCAGGAAGACGTTCCTGAAAACCTCAAAAGAAAGACGAACAACGTCTTGCAGTTGATGATACCTTGGTTCTCTTCAGAGCAAACTCCGGAACGATGGAGAGCTTGCTGGGATACGAAAACGCCAACAGGCGACTGGCTTCTGTGCAAGCATCCGCATCTGCAGTTGGAAAATCTATTTCTCACAGCCGGCGGCAATTTTAACAGCTACAA ATCGATGCCGATTGTGGGCAAGTACGTGTGTAATATACTGAAGGGGAAAAGCAACGGGGCTGAGAAAGACACAGCTTGGGGATGGAAGAGCGGTGAAACTTTGAGAGATGGCGGCCGCAAACAAGAGCTGGGCTGCAGGGAGACATATGGTGTCCGCCCTAACTTCGAAGCTTCCGACAGCGTCAAGTTCTCTTCCAGGCTTTAG
- a CDS encoding Putative HD domain-containing protein codes for MSPTSKNGSEGLSNANGEVDIQSKSSAPNLGFVETPKVEGQWTVEKALEASPGTATSADPNSPLPYFHLIERLKTTKREGWRRFGIERGESIADHMYRMSLLSMLAPPALAPRLDLGRCMKMCLIHDMAESLVGDITPVDGVPKPEKNRREADTMDYITKQLLGSVYGGLAGAEIREIWQEYEDSKTINSHFVHDLDKMELLLQMMEYEKRGQGKLDLGEFAYVATKFSLPETKEWADALLKEREQFWGVQEHVHGEAGVEGGVGQARKHQQDSYYERK; via the exons ATGTCACCCACAAGCAAAAACGGCTCCGAGGGCCTCTCCAACGCCAATGGCGAGGTGGACATCCAGAGCAAGTCAAGCGCACCTA ACCTGGGCTTTGTCGAAACCCCCAAGGTCGAGGGACAATGGACGGTTGAGAAGGCCCTAGAAGCCTCCCCTgggacggcgacgtcggcggaCCCCAACTCGCCGCTCCCGTACTTCCACTTGATTGAGCGTCTCAAGACGACTAAGCGCGAGGGCTGGCGCCGCTTCGGCATCGAAAG AGGAGAGTCAATTGCCGACCACATGTACCGCATGTCCCTCCTGTCGATGCTCGCCCCGCCCGCCCTTGCGCCCCGACTCGACCTCGGGCGGTGTATGAAGATGTGCCTGATCCACGACATGGCCGAGtccctcgtcggcgacatcactcccgtcgacggcgtgcccaagcccgagaagaACCGACGCGAGGCGGACACAATGGATTACATCACCAAGCAGCTGCTTGGCAGCGTGTACGGTGGACTCGCGGGAGCCGAGATTCGGGAGATCTGGCAGGAGTACGAGGACTCCAAGACGATCAACAGCCACTTTGTTCACGACCTGGACAAGATGGAGCTGCTCCTCCAGATGATGGAGTACGAGAAGCGTGGCCAGGGcaagctcgacctcggcgagttCGCCTACGTGGCAACCAAGTTCTCGCtgcccgagaccaaggaATGGGCGGACGCGCTGCTCAAGGAGCGAGAGCAGTTTTGGGGCGTGCAGGAGCACGTTCacggcgaggcgggcgtcgagggcggcgtcgggcaGGCCCGGAAACATCAGCAAGACAGCTACTACGAGCGCAAGTAA